A single window of [Clostridium] hylemonae DSM 15053 DNA harbors:
- a CDS encoding helicase-related protein — MRSMSDLMCETRQKFLSEMKKELLGPGSEYSVPDAEHEIITDLPETRYGVGVLYPQKNCMEVDNDVTTPDKGVVEVERQELEEELEQLLVGKYDDEGQDDCKHRNSNINGEDAEMETLDEQISLSAQLQPSSMGYTFFIDKDISELKCAISFGTYMSNSAKDCKLPFEPAHEQYIIPEVFEEYVGFDSENKILYLKKPMYKKDVYRIYEMDKTEDGNFIDCAYRLCDQMKKGFHRIPHPEKGKESFDGMVTIKFTDSIGSKNKIDEQDLSIMAIKNRINNHMYSITVMLTNTAVGSYNGRNSIFQPRITINSMENNFRFCDYTGNDFHGDAEEKSLSLLYRNKKVYASGHGTSVDWEIDQSGLGILWNDFLPMKEVPPMNFDIDDSQISVKALEMKYLSDLDNLPKAEKVNAMHTLVDAYSNWISEIGDKTDKLDSDLQSIALRHIEECVISRDRMLVGLEILLHDKIAFDAFQLANRAMFMQRIHSNIQTKDSYPDDMELQNRMKSLNYYHAEEYYVNEKEPAWRPFQLAFLLMSITSIVNPEHSERDLVDLIWFPTGGGKTEAYLGLTAFTIFYRKLSYLKVSDGTTVIMRYTLRLLASQQFVRAATLICACESIRKDCTKIKNKYPKYSLGKEKITIGLWIGGNHTPNRNSNPGNKDGALEHINELVSAGLRDLREIKDRHHKFQILKCPWCGTKLVKDIKEKKIIGSWGYKMRDGKAFYMHCTQVGCEFETILPIQIVDEELYKNPPSLLFGTVDKFAMLPWKADTGSFFATNSKNRTPELIIQDELHLISGPLGTIVGLYETAIDELCSAKGINPKIIASTATIRRAKEQCSQLYNREVKQFPSPGIDAEDSFFAKEDTDKFGRCYLGIMPAGKTKAMMEVRTIASILQRVYMLDCEYYVKDKFWTLAVYFNSLRDLGKCSTLIDDDVKDFIHRLGYRFGRRNNVRQIGAASELTSRVSTTQLNETLDRLEHLEYSEKNQAEKKYPISVLLATNMISVGVDVARLNVMLLVGQPKLTSEYIQASSRIGRTFPGSALVLYDGSKSRDRSHYEQFKAYHESFYRFVEPTGVTPFSKPARDRGLHAVMVSLIRHLYGLGKDKDAANFDISDKYVKEIEGILLKRVADINNRLSYKMEDNSQDILEEMRMFFSEWQERLNIGEKEHFFYGDQFMFKQPTGLDKRLMKVYSSGGDDNAKETLISMRNVDQSIAANIITWEE; from the coding sequence ATGAGAAGTATGTCTGATTTAATGTGTGAAACAAGACAAAAATTTCTGTCGGAAATGAAGAAAGAGTTATTAGGTCCTGGATCAGAGTATTCAGTGCCGGATGCGGAGCATGAAATTATAACGGATCTTCCGGAGACACGATATGGAGTAGGTGTTTTATATCCTCAGAAAAACTGTATGGAAGTTGATAATGATGTTACAACCCCTGATAAAGGAGTTGTTGAAGTAGAGCGGCAAGAGTTGGAGGAAGAACTGGAACAGCTATTAGTTGGTAAATATGATGATGAAGGACAGGATGATTGTAAACATAGAAACAGTAACATTAATGGTGAAGATGCGGAGATGGAGACATTAGATGAACAAATTTCATTGTCCGCACAATTGCAGCCATCTTCGATGGGATATACTTTTTTTATTGATAAAGATATATCAGAATTAAAATGTGCGATATCTTTTGGGACTTATATGAGTAATTCGGCCAAAGATTGTAAATTACCTTTTGAACCCGCTCATGAACAGTATATTATTCCTGAAGTTTTTGAAGAATATGTAGGATTTGACTCAGAGAACAAAATTTTATATCTAAAGAAACCAATGTATAAAAAAGATGTGTATCGAATCTATGAAATGGATAAAACGGAAGATGGAAATTTTATAGACTGTGCATATCGTCTTTGTGATCAAATGAAAAAAGGATTTCATAGAATTCCACACCCGGAAAAGGGGAAGGAGTCATTTGATGGAATGGTTACCATAAAGTTTACCGATTCTATAGGAAGTAAAAATAAAATAGATGAGCAAGACTTAAGTATAATGGCCATAAAAAATAGGATTAATAATCATATGTATTCTATTACAGTCATGCTTACTAACACGGCAGTGGGGAGTTACAATGGCAGAAACTCTATTTTTCAGCCTCGAATAACAATAAATAGTATGGAAAATAATTTTCGCTTTTGTGATTATACAGGTAACGATTTTCATGGTGATGCGGAAGAAAAGTCTCTTTCCTTACTTTATCGCAACAAAAAAGTATATGCTTCCGGGCATGGAACTTCTGTCGATTGGGAGATAGATCAATCCGGATTGGGGATATTGTGGAATGACTTCTTACCAATGAAAGAAGTTCCTCCTATGAATTTTGATATTGATGATTCACAAATTTCTGTTAAGGCTTTGGAGATGAAGTATCTTTCAGACTTAGATAATTTGCCGAAGGCTGAGAAGGTCAATGCTATGCATACGCTTGTAGATGCGTATAGTAATTGGATTAGTGAGATAGGCGATAAGACGGATAAGTTGGATTCAGATTTACAATCAATTGCTTTAAGGCATATAGAAGAATGTGTTATTTCCAGAGACCGTATGCTTGTGGGTTTAGAGATTTTGTTGCATGATAAGATAGCATTCGATGCATTTCAGCTTGCAAATAGAGCTATGTTTATGCAACGGATTCATAGTAACATTCAAACGAAAGATTCTTATCCCGATGATATGGAGCTTCAGAATAGGATGAAATCGTTGAATTATTATCATGCGGAAGAATACTATGTCAATGAAAAGGAACCGGCATGGCGACCATTTCAGCTTGCGTTTTTATTGATGAGCATTACCTCAATAGTTAACCCAGAACATAGTGAACGAGACCTTGTTGATTTAATCTGGTTTCCTACAGGAGGCGGAAAGACGGAGGCATACCTTGGTTTGACGGCATTTACAATTTTTTACCGTAAATTGTCATATCTCAAGGTGTCTGATGGAACAACGGTAATTATGCGATATACTCTTCGATTATTGGCTTCACAGCAATTTGTGCGTGCTGCTACTCTTATATGTGCTTGTGAGTCAATTAGGAAAGATTGTACCAAAATTAAAAATAAATATCCCAAATATTCACTTGGAAAAGAAAAAATAACAATAGGCTTATGGATTGGAGGTAACCACACACCTAATCGCAATTCAAATCCAGGAAATAAAGATGGTGCTTTGGAACACATAAATGAATTAGTATCTGCCGGGTTAAGGGATTTGCGAGAGATAAAAGATAGACATCATAAATTTCAAATTTTAAAATGTCCTTGGTGTGGCACTAAATTAGTTAAAGATATAAAAGAGAAAAAGATTATCGGAAGTTGGGGCTATAAAATGCGTGATGGTAAAGCTTTTTATATGCATTGTACACAAGTGGGATGTGAATTTGAGACAATTCTACCAATACAGATTGTGGATGAGGAATTATATAAAAATCCTCCATCTCTTCTTTTTGGAACGGTTGATAAATTTGCCATGCTTCCTTGGAAAGCAGACACCGGTTCTTTTTTTGCTACTAATTCTAAAAATCGGACTCCTGAGCTAATTATACAGGACGAGTTGCATTTGATTTCGGGTCCGCTCGGCACGATTGTAGGTTTGTACGAAACTGCAATTGACGAGTTGTGTTCGGCTAAAGGGATTAACCCCAAAATTATTGCGTCTACCGCAACGATACGAAGAGCCAAGGAACAATGCTCACAATTATATAATAGGGAAGTAAAACAATTCCCATCACCTGGTATTGATGCGGAAGATTCATTCTTTGCAAAAGAAGATACGGATAAATTCGGCAGATGCTATTTGGGAATTATGCCTGCTGGAAAAACAAAAGCAATGATGGAAGTACGGACGATTGCGTCAATTTTGCAGAGAGTATATATGTTGGATTGTGAATATTATGTAAAAGATAAATTTTGGACGTTGGCCGTATATTTTAATAGCCTTCGTGATTTGGGAAAGTGTTCCACACTTATTGATGATGATGTGAAGGATTTTATACATAGGCTAGGGTATCGCTTTGGGAGACGAAATAATGTCAGGCAAATAGGAGCTGCTAGTGAACTGACCAGCCGAGTCTCTACCACCCAATTAAATGAAACCCTTGATAGGCTTGAACATCTGGAATATTCGGAGAAGAATCAAGCTGAAAAGAAATATCCGATAAGTGTTTTGTTAGCAACAAATATGATTTCAGTCGGGGTTGATGTTGCACGACTAAATGTTATGTTACTGGTGGGACAACCAAAATTAACGAGTGAATATATTCAGGCCTCAAGTAGAATCGGTCGTACATTTCCGGGAAGTGCTTTGGTGTTGTATGATGGATCAAAGAGTAGAGATAGGTCACATTATGAGCAGTTTAAAGCCTATCATGAATCTTTTTATCGGTTTGTTGAACCTACGGGGGTCACTCCTTTTTCAAAGCCTGCACGTGATAGAGGACTACATGCGGTCATGGTATCGCTTATTCGACATCTATATGGACTTGGTAAAGACAAGGATGCCGCCAACTTTGATATTTCGGATAAATATGTTAAAGAAATAGAGGGAATTCTACTTAAAAGGGTTGCGGACATTAATAATCGTTTGTCATACAAAATGGAGGATAATTCACAGGATATCTTGGAAGAGATGAGAATGTTCTTTTCCGAATGGCAAGAGCGACTAAACATTGGAGAAAAAGAGCATTTCTTTTATGGTGATCAGTTTATGTTCAAGCAGCCGACAGGATTGGACAAGCGGCTCATGAAAGTCTACAGCAGTGGAGGAGATGATAACGCAAAGGAGACTCTTATATCAATGCGTAATGTTGACCAAAGTATAGCTGCTAATATAATCACTTGGGAGGAATAG